ttctctcagtCAGGCTCACTGGGGAGGGCAGTTCAAGCTACACAGTCCAACACTGATCCTGGGATTCCCCTGTGgcaggtgtgtccctgggaatgagaCATTCCAAttgtcctctgccctgtgggCTGTGGGCAGTGAAGTCTGTGGTCTGGGTAAGgagctctttttccctcaatCAGACCCCATCATTAGGACACTTGGCTCTTTTCTGAAGTGTCCTTccaagctgggagctgccctggagaaTGCAAATcatcctccagcacagctgtgttctctgaaagcCCCAGTGGAGAGGGGCAGATATGCTGTGCCCatgccaggagatgctgttgggTTGGGGAGTTGAACCACGGGTGGGTGTCCTTGGCTCCAAGTGGGGTGCTGAACCcttgagacaggctgagacattGAGTAGTGTGGGAtggatccctctgctctcaacAGGGTCTGGTGGCTTTTCAGACCAAACTGGGAGTGTGATCAATCTCCATCTCAGGAAGAAGCAAAGCCAGGGCAGTTGGGAACAAGAGAGAGGGCCAGACCAGCTCCCCTCACTCTGCACTAAGCCCCAGACaatcctcctgcctggcaggacctgtTCTATTCTCCCTGAGTGCATCAGAAGTGCTGAGGGGTTCTGACACCAGGAACACTCCTCAGGAGAGATATAGTGAGCCCCAACCAGGGCTCCAGCCatggagctgaaggagagactcctagaaaaggaaaaccagtgGAGCAGTGTGAGGGGTGTTGGAAAGtggctttgatttttcttaGAATGTTCTTCCCTAACTTGTCACTGTTATCTCCTCATTGAACAGTGCCCCACATCTACAGGTaacaaatgtccaacagcagctccatggcccagttcctcctcctggcattggcagacaggcgggagctgcagctcctgcacttctggctcttcctggccatctccctggctgccctcctggccaacggcctcatcctcagcgccgtagcctgcgaccaccacctgcacacccccatgggcttcttcctgctcaacctctccctcacagacctgggctgcatctgcaccactgtccccaaagccatgcacaactccctctgggacaccacaactatctcctacacaggatgtgctgcacatctctttttcttttatttcttcatgtcaacagagttttccctcctcaccatcatgtgctacgaccgctacgttgccatctgcaaacccctgcactacgggaccctcctggacagcagagcttgtgcccacatggcagcagctgcctgggccactggctttctcattgctctgttgcacacagccagtacattttccctgcccctgtgccagggcaatgccctgggccagttcttctgtgaactcccacacatcctcaagctctcctgctcacactccaaCCTCAGGGAAGTTTGGTTTCTTGTGGTTAGTTGCTGTTtagggtttggttgttttgttttcattgttttctcctatgtgcagatcttcagggctgtgctgaggatcccctctgagcagggaaggcacaaagccttttccacgtgcctccctcacctggctgtggtctccctgttcctcagcactggcaTGTTTTcccacctgaagcccccctccatttcctccccatccctggatctggccctgtcagttctgtattCGGTGGTTCTTCCAGCACTGAACCctctcatctacagcctgaggaaccaggagctcaaggatgccatgaGGAAACTGGTGGCTGGATTTAGAGGCAATAATAAAGTGTGTCTTCTTCTGCAGAGCATGCAGAAGGTAACTACAATCTGagctttttctcttctatttattcttcttttcttttgtgcattttcttattctttttcaaCTTTTATATTATCCACAAATCAGTGGCATTGCTCATAAATTTCTACATCAATATCTACCATCCTTCTCTAATCCAAGGGCTTTCAATAGGCTTGTTCTCTGTACATTTATGTAGAATAAAGTTCCCTGCCCTGACCTGAATGTCCAAGATGCTTCCTCAGCCCttctctggagctgcaggggcagTGCCTGTGAAcagagctggagggaagagactcccagcacagcaacacAGCCAGGGACAAGGGCACTTGCTCCTTCCACATCTGCTCTTTCCAACTCCACActgtccttcccagccctgctgtgggtgcaagacctgagtgctctggcagcttgGGCACAGTCCTGCTGCGTGTCCGTGCTGGgatcacaggcagggacaggccctggcactgctggcacagagctgggctccacaccagcagctccatcagCCAAGGGCATCtcctgagggcagggcaggaaggcttCAGGCTCTTCCTCCACAGTCCCTGTCAGCAATGTGCTCCAGGAATGCTCTGGCAAAGCAAAtgccagtgcccagctgagagtgggagtgtgcagggtgggggcacacagcagtgtcctggcacagccagagctcctggcacagccctgagggagcagcagagcaggggctgggctgtgtcttTGTTCCAGGGACAGCCTGGGAAGGTGCCCCAGGGCCACTgtcacagagcagcccctgccacccccattcccagccctggcctctcaccccacctGCAAGAGGTTGGttgtccctccttggagggacATCAAGGGACCAAGTCAGAAGTCCACGTTTGCTTTGTACTGAGGACACTTCAGTGTGTCTGCTCCATCCCTACCCTGCCTTCTGGCctgtccctttccctgcccagcaggaaagcagcctggctgggcagcattgcccctgggcaggcaggaagggctctgcaggcaggaacggcactgccctccagcagagGCACTTCTGCCCTTTCccaaag
This Pseudopipra pipra isolate bDixPip1 chromosome W, bDixPip1.hap1, whole genome shotgun sequence DNA region includes the following protein-coding sequences:
- the LOC135405394 gene encoding olfactory receptor 14J1-like, which produces MSNSSSMAQFLLLALADRRELQLLHFWLFLAISLAALLANGLILSAVACDHHLHTPMGFFLLNLSLTDLGCICTTVPKAMHNSLWDTTTISYTGCAAHLFFFYFFMSTEFSLLTIMCYDRYVAICKPLHYGTLLDSRACAHMAAAAWATGFLIALLHTASTFSLPLCQGNALGQFFCELPHILKLSCSHSNLREVWFLVVSCCLGFGCFVFIVFSYVQIFRAVLRIPSEQGRHKAFSTCLPHLAVVSLFLSTGMFSHLKPPSISSPSLDLALSVLYSVVLPALNPLIYSLRNQELKDAMRKLVAGFRGNNKVCLLLQSMQKVTTI